The following coding sequences lie in one Chelonia mydas isolate rCheMyd1 chromosome 6, rCheMyd1.pri.v2, whole genome shotgun sequence genomic window:
- the LOC114022586 gene encoding uncharacterized protein LOC114022586, translated as MLVIVSTLVSLLHPVLSALSGAVQWRGLEHWFFLLGLRLLAMYFASAPWESAQQDIACAWSTSQDEETRHFCTSVCYNRHFLDPVLPTWGFSFLIALLPITIIRMLYPKKDPHGKGGQEVAASATCNRATEHTLVESSRAARPELVGQSNMATKSNVAAMARLMGDSNMATNPRLVGATNVAARANTVGVSGVTGSPAGPDMAAQPAWCASVITVCIAVLLATEVGFLWALLARQLPMVSGSSFPCFPGLLACPSVLECAVRGQADKHMALVILALTACFSILVCLTYGGVWVALATCCRGRQEGERALEGEHLRCCEGWEERGMGEGRMLIIVSTLVSLLHPVLSAMSGALRWQGLEHWFFLLGLRLLALYFASAPWESARDDLACAWSRSQEEESRRFCTLVCYNRHFLDPVMPTWGFSFLIALLPITIMRMMYPQEDSQGPGREEDTASTRPNMAAGRRFDGQSNLATKPKLAGEANTAAKSNMAAEPRPVGDSNMAAPPKLVDTTNTAAGDNTVGLSGVTGPPAGPNMAAQPPWHAGVFTVCLAVLLATEASFLWALLARQLPMVSGPTFPCFPGTPACPPALECTIWGQADKRMALGSLALTACVSILNI; from the exons ATGTTGGTCATCGTCTCCACGCTGGTGAGCCTGCTGCACCCGGTGCTGTCGGCCCTGTCGGGGGCTGTGCAATGGCGGGGCCTGGAGCACTGGTTCTTCCTGCTGGGCCTGCGCCTGCTGGCCATGTACTTCGCCAGCGCGCCGTGGGAGAGCGCACAGCAGGATATAGCGTGTGCCTGGAGCACCAGCCAGGATGAGGAGACCCGGCACTTCTGCACCTCGGTCTGCTACAACCGCCACTTCCTGGACCCCGTCCTGCCCACCTGGGGCTTCTCCTTCCTCATCGCCCTGCTCCCCATCACCATCATCAGAATGCTGTACCCCAAAAAGGATCCCCACGGCAAGGGGGGGCAGGAGGTCGCTGCATCGGCCACATGCAACAGGGCCACCGAGCACACATTGGTAGAATCCTCCAGGGCCGCCAGACCCGAGCTAGTTGGGCAATCCAACATGGCCACTAAATCCAACGTGGCTGCCATGGCCCGGCTGATGGGAGACTCCAACATGGCCACCAACCCCAGGCTGGTTGGCGCGACCAATGTGGCTGCCAGAGCCAACACGGTTGGGGTCAGTGGTGTGACCGGCTCCCCGGCAGGACCCGACATGGCCGCCCAGCCGGCCTGGTGTGCCAGCGTCATCACCGTGTGCATTGCCGTGCTGCTGGCCACCGAGGTCGGATTCCTGTGGGCCTTGCTGGCCCGGCAGCTGCCCATGGTGTCAGGGTCTTCCTTCCCCTGCTTCCCCGGCCTCCTGGCCTGCCCCAGTGTCCTCGAGTGCGCCGTGCGGGGCCAGGCCGACAAGCACATGGCGCTGGTCATCTTGGCCCTCACGGCCTGCTTCAGCATCCTGGTCTGCCTGACCTATGGGGGCGTATGGGTAGCCTTGGCCACCTGTTGCCGTGGGAGACAGGAGGGGGAGCGGGCCCTAGAGGGGGAACACCTGAGGTGCTGTGAAgggtgggaagagagggggatgggggaaggcagG ATGTTGATCATTGTCTCCACGCTGGTGAGCCTGCTGCACCCGGTGCTGTCGGCCATGTCGGGGGCTCTGCGGTGGCAGGGCCTGGAGCACTGGTTCTTCCTGCTGGGCCTGCGCCTGCTGGCCCTGTACTTCGCCAGCGCGCCGTGGGAGAGTGCGCGGGACGATCTGGCGTGTGCCTGGAGccgcagccaggaggaggagagcCGGCGCTTCTGCACCTTGGTCTGCTACAACCGCCACTTCCTGGACCCCGTCATGCCCACCTGGGGCTTCTCCTTCCTCATCGCCCTGCTCCCCATCACTATCATGAGAATGATGTACCCCCAGGAAGATAGTCAGGGCCCGGGGCGGGAGGAGGACACGGCGTCGACCAGACCCAACATGGCTGCTGGGCGCAGGTTTGATGGACAATCCAACCTGGCCACCAAacccaagctggcaggggaagCCAACACGGCTGCTAAATCCAACATGGCTGCCGAGCCCAGGCCGGTGGGAGACTCCAACATGGCCGCCCCTCCCAAGCTGGTTGACACGACCAACACGGCTGCCGGAGACAACACGGTTGGCCTGAGTGGTGTGACCGGGCCGCCGGCAGGACCCAACATGGCCGCCCAGCCGCCCTGGCATGCCGGAGTCTTCACCGTGTGCCTCGCCGTGCTGCTGGCCACCGAGGCCAGTTTCCTGTGGGCCTTGCTGGCCCGGCAGCTGCCCATGGTGTCAGGGCCCACCTTCCCCTGCTTCCCCGGCACCCCggcctgcccccctgccctcgAGTGCACCATATGGGGCCAGGCTGACAAGCGCATGGCGCTGGGCTCCCTGGCCCTCACGGCCTGCGTCAGCATCCTG AACATCTGA